Sequence from the Candidatus Binataceae bacterium genome:
CAGCGCGATCGCAACCAGGAGCGCGTTGCGCCAGCTTGGGAAAGACAGCGCATAGCCTGCGGACATCGTGAGCCATCCCATGTAAATCGGATGACGCACAAATGCGAAGGGACCGTGAGTGACTATTCCACGGTTCGCCGGCAGAAGACCGAAGCTGCGCCCCATGTATATCCGGGCGATCTGCGTGCCGAAGACTCCCATCCCTTCGAGCGCGAGGCCGATCGCAGCGATAAATCCCGCCGATGCCACTCCTGGGCGCATCAGGCACGGCAATACGAGCATCCCGCCCGTCGCTGCGATTGAGCGCGCGTTGATCATCACGGTCCGTGGCGGAAGCCGAATCAACGAGAACACTCCCATCACGATCGCGCCCGCGATCCAGATGCCGTTGGCGAGGCTGCTCTGATACGAGGCGGCGGCCGGCAGTGCGGCAACGAAAAACGAAGCCGCCAGAACAAGATTCGCGGCCGCATGCTTGAGACCGTCGCGCGTGACCAGAGAATGAGGCGGCGGTTTTACTTCAGTACTCAGAGATCCGACAGCTTCCATCAATAATAAGAATGGCAAGCTGGGTTGAGTGAGACAAATGAAGTGAGTAATTAAGTGCGTAGGGCATTAGCCAGTATGGTTTAGATTACGATTGAGTCGGCTATCGTGGGCTCAAACCGTCGACTTCGATCGACAATATTCAAGTATCATCCGACCTTCGCATGGCGCATCCT
This genomic interval carries:
- a CDS encoding isoprenylcysteine carboxylmethyltransferase family protein, producing the protein MEAVGSLSTEVKPPPHSLVTRDGLKHAAANLVLAASFFVAALPAAASYQSSLANGIWIAGAIVMGVFSLIRLPPRTVMINARSIAATGGMLVLPCLMRPGVASAGFIAAIGLALEGMGVFGTQIARIYMGRSFGLLPANRGIVTHGPFAFVRHPIYMGWLTMSAGYALSFPSWRNALLVAIALPFMMWRIDQEEALLKTDREFVAYCDRVPCRLVPGLL